One Littorina saxatilis isolate snail1 linkage group LG1, US_GU_Lsax_2.0, whole genome shotgun sequence genomic window carries:
- the LOC138947722 gene encoding dentin sialophosphoprotein-like isoform X1 yields MLKLTLLCLLFVSLWAKVSPRSVKTFREEENTHELRTPKCTCKTDPEKEKNTGGKTDPEKEKNTGGKTDPEKEKNTGGKTDLEKEKNPGGKTDPEKEKNPGGKTDFEKEMNTGGKTYPEKEKNTVSKTDFEKEMNTGGKTYPEKEMNTGGKTDPEKEMNTGGKTELEKEKNTVSKTDFEKEKNTGGITDLEKEKNTGGKTELEKEKNTVGKTDLEKEKNTGGITDPEKEKNTGGKTDPEKEMNTGGKTYPEKEKNTGGKTDPEKEKNTGGKTDPEKEKNTGGKTDHEKEKNTGSKTDHEKETNTGSITDPEKETNTGGKTDPEKEKNTGSKTDHEKEKNTGSKTDHEKETNTGSITDPEKEKNTGSITDPDKEKNTGGKTDPDKEKNTGGKTDPDKEKNTGGKTDHEKKTNTGGKTDHEKKTNTGSITYPEKEKNTGGKTDHEKEKNTGGKTDPEKEKNTGGKTALEKEKNTGGKTDPEKEKNTGGKTDHEKETNTGSKTDHEKETNTGSITDPEKETNTGGKTDPEKEKNTGSITDPEKETNTGGKTDPDKEKNTGDKTDPDKEKNTEGKTDLEKEKNTEGKTDLEKEKNTGGITDPEKEKNTGGKTDPEEEKNTGGKTDPDKEENTGGKTDPEKETNTGSKTDLEKEKNTGGKTDLEKEKNTGGKTDNEKEKNTGGKTDPEKEKNTGGKTDPEKEKNTGGKTDPEKEKNTGGKTYPEKEKNTGGKTDHEKETNTGSKTDHEKEKNTGSITDPEKETNTGGKTDHEKETNTGSKTDHEKEKNTGSKTDHEKETNTGSKTDHEKEKNTGSITDPEKETNTGGKIDPDKEKNTGGKTDHEKNPNTGGKTDHEKKTNTESITYPEKEKNTGGKTDHEKEKNTGSKTNPEKEKNTGGKTDHEKETNTGSKTDHEKETNTGSITDPEKETNTGGKTDLEKEKNTGGKTDHEKEKNTGSITDPEKETKTGGKTDPDKEKNTGGKTDPEKEKNTGGKTDPEKEKNTGGKTDPEKEKNTGSKTDHEKKTNTGSITDPEKEKNTGGKTDPEKEKNTGGKTDPEKEKNTGGKTDPEKEKNTGGKTDPEKEKDPGGKTDHEKEKNPVGKTDPEKEKNTGGKTYPEKENNPGGKIYPEKETNTGVKTDHEKEKNPGGKTDLEKEKNTGGKTDLEKEKNTGGKTDPEKEKNTGGKTDPEKEKNTGEDFMRMNPESGVHSRDGCRARMNCATDKLPEGSDIVSVRLYHETASDQTRIHILLAEADDQSQMMFRDRVQLSNAGAFVSNNQAPVCPGTFFCMGTTTYFIYPVQEENLGKYMCETRVRKGSQTLLYVGWATLAFDKCCKACPYCSTQVGGVWADFGLWSPEPCKGCLQERRPERCLTKHCNGPEPIQRRRCSQDGVCDETDQIKIHTERVNADRCRVKIQCKVPPNVIVTSVQLFHVWGPKKAVKFTGLTDVDYTGNILLAEATAGVNGGRFTEMVFHPNGRVDPDIPSDTQLCSCTYNCREYYTYTFDTVNPANVGDYACVIHPRRGLDDFLFAARLGFADDCPRPSKETVREEECEYHCIDTYMVEGHEKYIEYYCHKLCEMDEEGKGARVGLKHVSRDLHTL; encoded by the exons ATGCTGAAATTGACTTTACTATGTCTGCTTTTCGTTTCGCTTTGGGCTAAAGTTAGCCCTCGGagtgtgaaaacgtttagggaGGAAGAAAACACCCATGAGCTTAGAACGCCtaaatgtacatgtaaaactgaccccgagaaagaaaagaacactggaggtaaaactgaccccgagaaagaaaagaacactggaggtaaaactgaccccgagaaagaaaagaacactggaggtaaaactgacctcgagaaagaaaagaaccctggaggtaaaactgaccccgagaaagaaaagaaccctggaggtaaaactgacttcgagaaagaaatgaacactggaggtaaaacataccccgagaaagaaaagaacactgtAAGTAAAACTGACTTCGAGAAAGAAATgaacactggaggtaaaacATACCCCGAGAAAGAAATgaacactggaggtaaaacGGACCCCGAGAAAGAAATgaacactggaggtaaaactgagctcgagaaagaaaagaacactgtAAGTAAAACTGACttcgagaaagaaaagaacactggaGGTATAACTGACctcgagaaagaaaagaacactggaggtaaaactgagctcgagaaagaaaagaacactgtAGGTAAAACTGACctcgagaaagaaaagaacactggaggtataactgaccccgagaaagaaaagaacactggaggtaaaactgaccccgagaaagaaatgaacactggaggtaaaacataccccgagaaagaaaagaacactggaggtaaaactgaccccgagaaagaaaagaacactggaggtaaaactgaccccgagaaagaaaagaacactggaggtaaaactgaccatgagaaagaaaagaacactggaAGTAAAACTGACCATGAGAAAGAAACGAACACTGGAAGTATAACTGACCCCGAGAAAGAAACgaacactggaggtaaaactgaccccgagaaagaaaagaacactggaagtaaaactgaccatgagaaagaaaagaacactggaAGTAAAACTGACCATGAGAAAGAAACGAACACTGGAAGTATAACTGACcccgagaaagaaaagaacactggaAGTATAACTGACCCCgataaagaaaagaacactggaggtaaaactgaccccgataaagaaaagaacactggaggtaaaactgaccccgataaagaaaagaacactggaggtaaaactgaccatgagaaaaaaacgaacactggaggtaaaactgaccATGAGAAAAAAACGAACACTGGAAGTATAACTTACcccgagaaagaaaagaacactggaggtaaaactgaccatgagaaagaaaagaacactggaggtaaaactgaccccgagaaagaaaagaacactggaggtaaaactgccctcgagaaagaaaagaacactggaggtaaaactgaccccgagaaagaaaagaacactggaggtaaaactgaccATGAGAAAGAAACGAACACTGGAAGTAAAACTGACCATGAGAAAGAAACGAACACTGGAAGTATAACTGACCCCGAGAAAGAAACgaacactggaggtaaaactgaccccgagaaagaaaagaacactggaAGTATAACTGACCCCGAGAAAGAAACgaacactggaggtaaaactgaccccgataaagaaaagaacactggaGATAAAACTGACCCCgataaagaaaagaacactgAAGGTAAAACTGACctcgagaaagaaaagaacactgaAGGTAAAACTGACctcgagaaagaaaagaacactggaGGTATAACAGACcccgagaaagaaaagaacactggaggtaaaactgaccccgaggaagaaaagaacactggaggtaaaactgaccCCGATAAAGAAGAgaacactggaggtaaaactgaccCCGAGAAAGAAACGAACACTGGAAGTAAAACTGACctcgagaaagaaaagaacactggaggtaaaactgacctcgagaaagaaaagaacactggaggtaaaactgacaatgagaaagaaaagaacactggaggtaaaactgaccccgagaaagaaaagaacactggaggtaaaactgaccctgagaaagaaaagaacactggaggtaaaactgaccccgagaaagaaaagaacactggaggtaaaacataccccgagaaagaaaagaacactggaggtaaaactgaccATGAGAAAGAAACGAACACTGGAAGTAAAACTGACcatgagaaagaaaagaacactggaAGTATAACTGACCCCGAGAAAGAAACgaacactggaggtaaaactgaccATGAGAAAGAAACGAACACTGGAAGTAAAACTGACcatgagaaagaaaagaacactggaAGTAAAACTGACCATGAGAAAGAAACGAACACTGGAAGTAAAACTGACcatgagaaagaaaagaacactggaAGTATAACTGACCCTGAGAAAGAAACGAACACTGGAGGTAAAATTGACCCCgataaagaaaagaacactggaggtaaaactgaccATGAAAAAAACCCgaacactggaggtaaaactgaccatgagaaaaaaacaaacactgaaAGTATAACTTACcccgagaaagaaaagaacactggaggtaaaactgaccatgagaaagaaaagaacactggaAGTAAAACTAACcccgagaaagaaaagaacactggaggtaaaactgaccATGAGAAAGAAACGAACACTGGAAGTAAAACTGACCATGAGAAAGAAACGAACACTGGAAGTATAACTGACCCCGAGAAAGAAACgaacactggaggtaaaactgacctcgagaaagaaaagaacactggaggtaaaactgaccatgagaaagaaaagaacactggaAGTATAACTGACCCCGAGAAAGAAACGAAAactggaggtaaaactgaccccgataaagaaaagaacactggaggtaaaactgaccccgagaaagaaaagaacactggaggtaaaactgaccccgagaaagaaaagaacactggaggtaaaactgaccccgagaaagaaaagaacactggaAGTAAAACTGACCATGAGAAAAAAACGAACACTGGAAGTATAACTGACcccgagaaagaaaagaacactggaggtaaaactgaccccgagaaagaaaagaacactggaggtaaaactgaccccgagaaagaaaagaacactggaggtaaaactgaccccgaaaaagaaaagaacactggaggtaaaactgaccCCGAGAAAGAAAAGGACCctggaggtaaaactgaccatgagaaagaaaagaaccctgtaggtaaaactgaccccgagaaagaaaagaacactggaggtaaaacATACCCCGAGAAAGAAAATAACCCTGGAGGTAAAATATACCCCGAGAAAGAAACGAACACTGGAGTTAAAACTGACcatgagaaagaaaagaaccctggaggtaaaactgacctcgagaaagaaaagaacactggaggtaaaactgacctcgagaaagaaaagaacactggaggtaaaactgaccccgagaaagaaaagaacactggaggtaaaactgaccccgagaaagaaaagaacactggag AAGACTTCATGAGAATGAACCCAGAAAGTGGCGTTCACAGTCGCGATGGCTGTCGTGCCAGAATGAACTGTGCTACGGACAAACTGCCAGAGGGTTCGGACATTGTGTCCGTCAGACTGTACCACGAGACGGCGAGTGACCAGACCAGGATCCACATACTTCTGGCCGAGGCAGATGACCAGTCCCAGATGATGTTTCGTGACCGTGTCCAGTTGTCCAACGCCGGGGCTTTTGTTTCTAACAACCAGGCGCCAGTGTGTCCGGGGACGTTTTTCTGTATGGGTACCACAACCTACTTCATTTACCCG GTCCAAGAGGAGAACCTAGGTAAATATATGTGCGAGACGCGCGTGAGGAAAGGGAGCCAGACGTTGCTCTACGTGGGTTGGGCTACCCTCGCTTTTGATAAATGCTGTAAAGCCTGCCCCTACTGCAGCACGCAAg TGGGCGGGGTGTGGGCCGATTTTGGTCTCTGGTCACCGGAGCCGTGCAAGGGATGTTTACAGGAGCGTCGACCCGAACGTTGTCTGACCAAACACTGCAATGGCCCTGAACCCATCCAGAGACGTCGCTGCTCTCAGGACGGTGTGTGCGACGAGACAG ATCAGATCAAAATCCACACGGAACGTGTCAACGCGGATCGTTGTCGCGTAAAGATACAGTGCAAGGTTCCTCCAAATGTCATCGTGACATCTGTGCAACTGTTTCACGTGTGGGGGCCCAAGAAGGCTGTCAAGTTCACAGGCTTAACGGATGTAGATTACACGGGGAACATTCTTCTAGCGGAGGCGACGGCGGGGGTCAACGGAGGAAG ATTCACAGAGATGGTTTTTCATCCTAACGGGAGAGTCGACCCGGACATTCCCAGCGATACTCAACTGTGTTCCTGCACGTACAACTGCAGGGAATACTACACCTACACTTTTGACACT gTCAACCCGGCCAATGTAGGTGATTATGCATGCGTCATACACCCGAGACGGGGCCTTGATGACTTCCTCTTCGCGGCCAGGCTGGGTTTCGCTGACGACTGCCCAAGGCCAAGCAAAG AAACTGTCAGGGAGGAGGAATGCGAATATCACTGCATTGAC ACATACATGGTGGAAGGCCACGAGAAGTACATCGAGTACTACTGCCACAAACTTTGCGAGATGGACGAGGAGGGCAAAGGAGCTAGGGTTGGCCTGAAACATGTGTCTCGCGATCTGCACACATTATAA
- the LOC138947722 gene encoding dentin sialophosphoprotein-like isoform X10, translating to MLKLTLLCLLFVSLWAKVSPRSVKTFREEENTHELRTPKCTCKTDPEKEKNTGGKTDPEKEKNTGGKTDPEKEKNTGGKTDLEKEKNPGGKTDPEKEKNPGGKTDFEKEMNTGGKTYPEKEKNTVSKTDFEKEMNTGGKTYPEKEMNTGGKTDPEKEMNTGGKTELEKEKNTVSKTDFEKEKNTGGITDLEKEKNTGGKTELEKEKNTVGKTDLEKEKNTGGITDPEKEKNTGGKTDPEKEMNTGGKTYPEKEKNTGGKTDPEKEKNTGGKTDPEKEKNTGGKTDHEKEKNTGSKTDHEKETNTGSITDPEKETNTGGKTDPEKEKNTGSKTDHEKEKNTGSKTDHEKETNTGSITDPEKEKNTGSITDPDKEKNTGGKTDPDKEKNTGGKTDPDKEKNTGGKTDHEKEKNTGGKTDPEKEKNTGGKTALEKEKNTGGKTDPEKEKNTGGKTDHEKETNTGSKTDHEKETNTGSITDPEKETNTGGKTDPEKEKNTGSITDPEKETNTGGKTDPDKEKNTGDKTDPDKEKNTEGKTDLEKEKNTEGKTDLEKEKNTGGITDPEKEKNTGGKTDPEEEKNTGGKTDPDKEENTGGKTDPEKETNTGSKTDLEKEKNTGGKTDLEKEKNTGGKTDNEKEKNTGGKTDPEKEKNTGGKTDPEKEKNTGGKTDPEKEKNTGGKTYPEKEKNTGGKTDHEKETNTGSKTDHEKEKNTGSITDPEKETNTGGKTDHEKETNTGSKTDHEKEKNTGSKTDHEKETNTGSKTDHEKEKNTGSITDPEKETNTGGKIDPDKEKNTGGKTDHEKNPNTGGKTDHEKKTNTESITYPEKEKNTGGKTDHEKEKNTGSKTNPEKEKNTGGKTDHEKETNTGSKTDHEKETNTGSITDPEKETNTGGKTDLEKEKNTGGKTDHEKEKNTGSITDPEKETKTGGKTDPDKEKNTGGKTDPEKEKNTGGKTDPEKEKNTGGKTDPEKEKNTGSKTDHEKKTNTGSITDPEKEKNTGGKTDPEKEKNTGGKTDPEKEKNTGGKTDPEKEKNTGGKTDPEKEKDPGGKTDHEKEKNPVGKTDPEKEKNTGGKTYPEKENNPGGKIYPEKETNTGVKTDHEKEKNPGGKTDLEKEKNTGGKTDLEKEKNTGGKTDPEKEKNTGGKTDPEKEKNTGEDFMRMNPESGVHSRDGCRARMNCATDKLPEGSDIVSVRLYHETASDQTRIHILLAEADDQSQMMFRDRVQLSNAGAFVSNNQAPVCPGTFFCMGTTTYFIYPVQEENLGKYMCETRVRKGSQTLLYVGWATLAFDKCCKACPYCSTQVGGVWADFGLWSPEPCKGCLQERRPERCLTKHCNGPEPIQRRRCSQDGVCDETDQIKIHTERVNADRCRVKIQCKVPPNVIVTSVQLFHVWGPKKAVKFTGLTDVDYTGNILLAEATAGVNGGRFTEMVFHPNGRVDPDIPSDTQLCSCTYNCREYYTYTFDTVNPANVGDYACVIHPRRGLDDFLFAARLGFADDCPRPSKETVREEECEYHCIDTYMVEGHEKYIEYYCHKLCEMDEEGKGARVGLKHVSRDLHTL from the exons ATGCTGAAATTGACTTTACTATGTCTGCTTTTCGTTTCGCTTTGGGCTAAAGTTAGCCCTCGGagtgtgaaaacgtttagggaGGAAGAAAACACCCATGAGCTTAGAACGCCtaaatgtacatgtaaaactgaccccgagaaagaaaagaacactggaggtaaaactgaccccgagaaagaaaagaacactggaggtaaaactgaccccgagaaagaaaagaacactggaggtaaaactgacctcgagaaagaaaagaaccctggaggtaaaactgaccccgagaaagaaaagaaccctggaggtaaaactgacttcgagaaagaaatgaacactggaggtaaaacataccccgagaaagaaaagaacactgtAAGTAAAACTGACTTCGAGAAAGAAATgaacactggaggtaaaacATACCCCGAGAAAGAAATgaacactggaggtaaaacGGACCCCGAGAAAGAAATgaacactggaggtaaaactgagctcgagaaagaaaagaacactgtAAGTAAAACTGACttcgagaaagaaaagaacactggaGGTATAACTGACctcgagaaagaaaagaacactggaggtaaaactgagctcgagaaagaaaagaacactgtAGGTAAAACTGACctcgagaaagaaaagaacactggaggtataactgaccccgagaaagaaaagaacactggaggtaaaactgaccccgagaaagaaatgaacactggaggtaaaacataccccgagaaagaaaagaacactggaggtaaaactgaccccgagaaagaaaagaacactggaggtaaaactgaccccgagaaagaaaagaacactggaggtaaaactgaccatgagaaagaaaagaacactggaAGTAAAACTGACCATGAGAAAGAAACGAACACTGGAAGTATAACTGACCCCGAGAAAGAAACgaacactggaggtaaaactgaccccgagaaagaaaagaacactggaagtaaaactgaccatgagaaagaaaagaacactggaAGTAAAACTGACCATGAGAAAGAAACGAACACTGGAAGTATAACTGACcccgagaaagaaaagaacactggaAGTATAACTGACCCCgataaagaaaagaacactggaggtaaaactgaccccgataaagaaaagaacactggaggtaaaactgaccccgataaagaaaagaacactggag gtaaaactgaccatgagaaagaaaagaacactggaggtaaaactgaccccgagaaagaaaagaacactggaggtaaaactgccctcgagaaagaaaagaacactggaggtaaaactgaccccgagaaagaaaagaacactggaggtaaaactgaccATGAGAAAGAAACGAACACTGGAAGTAAAACTGACCATGAGAAAGAAACGAACACTGGAAGTATAACTGACCCCGAGAAAGAAACgaacactggaggtaaaactgaccccgagaaagaaaagaacactggaAGTATAACTGACCCCGAGAAAGAAACgaacactggaggtaaaactgaccccgataaagaaaagaacactggaGATAAAACTGACCCCgataaagaaaagaacactgAAGGTAAAACTGACctcgagaaagaaaagaacactgaAGGTAAAACTGACctcgagaaagaaaagaacactggaGGTATAACAGACcccgagaaagaaaagaacactggaggtaaaactgaccccgaggaagaaaagaacactggaggtaaaactgaccCCGATAAAGAAGAgaacactggaggtaaaactgaccCCGAGAAAGAAACGAACACTGGAAGTAAAACTGACctcgagaaagaaaagaacactggaggtaaaactgacctcgagaaagaaaagaacactggaggtaaaactgacaatgagaaagaaaagaacactggaggtaaaactgaccccgagaaagaaaagaacactggaggtaaaactgaccctgagaaagaaaagaacactggaggtaaaactgaccccgagaaagaaaagaacactggaggtaaaacataccccgagaaagaaaagaacactggaggtaaaactgaccATGAGAAAGAAACGAACACTGGAAGTAAAACTGACcatgagaaagaaaagaacactggaAGTATAACTGACCCCGAGAAAGAAACgaacactggaggtaaaactgaccATGAGAAAGAAACGAACACTGGAAGTAAAACTGACcatgagaaagaaaagaacactggaAGTAAAACTGACCATGAGAAAGAAACGAACACTGGAAGTAAAACTGACcatgagaaagaaaagaacactggaAGTATAACTGACCCTGAGAAAGAAACGAACACTGGAGGTAAAATTGACCCCgataaagaaaagaacactggaggtaaaactgaccATGAAAAAAACCCgaacactggaggtaaaactgaccatgagaaaaaaacaaacactgaaAGTATAACTTACcccgagaaagaaaagaacactggaggtaaaactgaccatgagaaagaaaagaacactggaAGTAAAACTAACcccgagaaagaaaagaacactggaggtaaaactgaccATGAGAAAGAAACGAACACTGGAAGTAAAACTGACCATGAGAAAGAAACGAACACTGGAAGTATAACTGACCCCGAGAAAGAAACgaacactggaggtaaaactgacctcgagaaagaaaagaacactggaggtaaaactgaccatgagaaagaaaagaacactggaAGTATAACTGACCCCGAGAAAGAAACGAAAactggaggtaaaactgaccccgataaagaaaagaacactggaggtaaaactgaccccgagaaagaaaagaacactggaggtaaaactgaccccgagaaagaaaagaacactggaggtaaaactgaccccgagaaagaaaagaacactggaAGTAAAACTGACCATGAGAAAAAAACGAACACTGGAAGTATAACTGACcccgagaaagaaaagaacactggaggtaaaactgaccccgagaaagaaaagaacactggaggtaaaactgaccccgagaaagaaaagaacactggaggtaaaactgaccccgaaaaagaaaagaacactggaggtaaaactgaccCCGAGAAAGAAAAGGACCctggaggtaaaactgaccatgagaaagaaaagaaccctgtaggtaaaactgaccccgagaaagaaaagaacactggaggtaaaacATACCCCGAGAAAGAAAATAACCCTGGAGGTAAAATATACCCCGAGAAAGAAACGAACACTGGAGTTAAAACTGACcatgagaaagaaaagaaccctggaggtaaaactgacctcgagaaagaaaagaacactggaggtaaaactgacctcgagaaagaaaagaacactggaggtaaaactgaccccgagaaagaaaagaacactggaggtaaaactgaccccgagaaagaaaagaacactggag AAGACTTCATGAGAATGAACCCAGAAAGTGGCGTTCACAGTCGCGATGGCTGTCGTGCCAGAATGAACTGTGCTACGGACAAACTGCCAGAGGGTTCGGACATTGTGTCCGTCAGACTGTACCACGAGACGGCGAGTGACCAGACCAGGATCCACATACTTCTGGCCGAGGCAGATGACCAGTCCCAGATGATGTTTCGTGACCGTGTCCAGTTGTCCAACGCCGGGGCTTTTGTTTCTAACAACCAGGCGCCAGTGTGTCCGGGGACGTTTTTCTGTATGGGTACCACAACCTACTTCATTTACCCG GTCCAAGAGGAGAACCTAGGTAAATATATGTGCGAGACGCGCGTGAGGAAAGGGAGCCAGACGTTGCTCTACGTGGGTTGGGCTACCCTCGCTTTTGATAAATGCTGTAAAGCCTGCCCCTACTGCAGCACGCAAg TGGGCGGGGTGTGGGCCGATTTTGGTCTCTGGTCACCGGAGCCGTGCAAGGGATGTTTACAGGAGCGTCGACCCGAACGTTGTCTGACCAAACACTGCAATGGCCCTGAACCCATCCAGAGACGTCGCTGCTCTCAGGACGGTGTGTGCGACGAGACAG ATCAGATCAAAATCCACACGGAACGTGTCAACGCGGATCGTTGTCGCGTAAAGATACAGTGCAAGGTTCCTCCAAATGTCATCGTGACATCTGTGCAACTGTTTCACGTGTGGGGGCCCAAGAAGGCTGTCAAGTTCACAGGCTTAACGGATGTAGATTACACGGGGAACATTCTTCTAGCGGAGGCGACGGCGGGGGTCAACGGAGGAAG ATTCACAGAGATGGTTTTTCATCCTAACGGGAGAGTCGACCCGGACATTCCCAGCGATACTCAACTGTGTTCCTGCACGTACAACTGCAGGGAATACTACACCTACACTTTTGACACT gTCAACCCGGCCAATGTAGGTGATTATGCATGCGTCATACACCCGAGACGGGGCCTTGATGACTTCCTCTTCGCGGCCAGGCTGGGTTTCGCTGACGACTGCCCAAGGCCAAGCAAAG AAACTGTCAGGGAGGAGGAATGCGAATATCACTGCATTGAC ACATACATGGTGGAAGGCCACGAGAAGTACATCGAGTACTACTGCCACAAACTTTGCGAGATGGACGAGGAGGGCAAAGGAGCTAGGGTTGGCCTGAAACATGTGTCTCGCGATCTGCACACATTATAA